From a single Eremothecium sinecaudum strain ATCC 58844 chromosome III, complete sequence genomic region:
- a CDS encoding substrate-binding domain-containing protein (Syntenic homolog of Ashbya gossypii ACR269C; Syntenic homolog of Ashbya gossypii NOHBY333; No homolog in Saccharomyces cerevisiae; Syntenic homolog of Saccharomyces kluyveri SAKL0E10868), whose amino-acid sequence MKSIRVGYIPEHFSTPLLFAQQKGFFANQGVEVDLIQYPSGSGHLIQALTCGDLDIAVGLTEAFVRGIADKDQGAEAVYQLVGTYVKSPLNWAVSTGAQRNDLVDLKQLEGSKIGVSRVGSGSYVMSYVLALDNKFQQPFQDHVVCDTFANLRAAVNNNSVDAFLWEHFTSKKYYDNGEIKNIGNIYTPWPSWVIVKSKSLESESVRAFTTAVSEGIVYFNAHKQESLDLIVNSFDYSKEDATAWLSTVEFHVPCHTLGDRNKVIDNTLRVLKAANVLKHKDDPELIQTNLQGGIYELTPK is encoded by the coding sequence ATGAAATCCATACGTGTAGGCTATATTCCTGAGCACTTCAGCACCCCCTTATTGTTTGCACAGCAGAAGGGCTTTTTTGCGAACCAAGGGGTGGAGGTGGACCTAATCCAGTACCCTAGTGGTTCCGGTCACCTTATACAAGCGCTCACGTGCGGTGATCTTGACATTGCTGTAGGCCTCACAGAGGCTTTTGTGCGTGGCATTGCAGATAAAGACCAGGGTGCTGAGGCTGTCTACCAGCTAGTCGGTACGTACGTGAAGTCTCCCCTGAACTGGGCCGTCTCCACCGGCGCTCAGCGCAACGACCTTGTCGACCTAAAGCAACTAGAGGGCTCCAAGATTGGCGTGTCACGTGTGGGTAGTGGATCTTACGTCATGAGCTATGTCCTGGCACTAGATAACAAGTTCCAGCAGCCCTTCCAAGACCATGTCGTGTGCGACACTTTTGCTAATCTCCGAGCCGCCGTCAATAACAACTCTGTTGACGCTTTCCTCTGGGAGCACTTCACGTCTAAGAAGTACTACGATAACGGCGAAATTAAGAATATCGGCAATATTTACACCCCATGGCCATCCTGGGTAATAGTCAAGAGCAAAAGCCTAGAGAGTGAATCTGTTCGGGCTTTCACAACCGCAGTTTCTGAGGGCATTGTTTACTTTAATGCACACAAACAAGAATCGTTAGATCTTATTGTTAATTCTTTTGACTACTCTAAAGAAGATGCGACTGCGTGGTTATCTACTGTTGAGTTCCATGTTCCGTGTCATACCCTTGGTGACCGTAACAAGGTCATTGACAATACATTACGTGTGCTCAAGGCGGCTAACGTTTTAAAGCACAAGGACGATCCAGAGCTCATTCAGACCAACCTGCAAGGTGGGATCTATGAATTGACGCCGAAATAA
- the NCS2 gene encoding Ncs2p (Syntenic homolog of Ashbya gossypii ACR271C; Syntenic homolog of Saccharomyces cerevisiae YNL119W (NCS2)), protein MRWASLKICKSVTKSYQTHKRSLVSAMVEAEVCQRCSLNACTVVSRKTRFCDDCFTKFVFLKQRKQMMSDDFYQNVFKVLYADKIRSAEEADLENQKSKILVPLSLGSSSLVALDILNDTLSEQKQSHGKKAGFKVDVLICYLGEEFEVITKLVTKLRSERFSTNLDCMQFHFVNLDQYFSEADELHSILLHHVHYTAKYIESHDKYCLSDILQQLSNNSSRADLINIVRTYLIKKYASQNAIKAILWGHSMTKLADEVISLIVKGRGSEIADLFDNSSLDIQYGSSFKNLHPLKDVLLSEIDAYAHILKLEKYIYNYTVRDTLLVNKFVSCDSTSNPVKMPKNSTINELARQYFDDIEEDYSNVISTVVRTGSKLGNPPCQLEEKQRCSVCNNDLYLDASRWLESITINEGHPTESSEEKEYYRLWKEQQQAACAEKQSLEESIWEEGKNTSICYGCIVILNSLDNRTLHWPSSNHDVTAEVLEEFVIADDDEE, encoded by the coding sequence TGAAAATATGTAAGTCAGTTACGAAATCTTATCAAACGCATAAAAGATCGCTAGTTAGTGCTATGGTGGAAGCTGAAGTATGTCAGAGATGCAGTTTGAATGCCTGCACGGTCGTATCTAGAAAGACACGGTTCTGTGATGACTGTTTTACCAAATTTGTGTTTTTAAAGCAAAGAAAGCAGATGATGTCCGATGATTTCTATCAAAATGTGTTTAAAGTGCTTTATGCTGATAAAATAAGGTCAGCAGAAGAAGCTGATCTGGAGAATCAGAAATCTAAAATCCTGGTGCCGCTTTCTCTTGGCTCATCCTCTTTAGTTGCTCTGGATATCCTAAACGATACTTTAAGTGAGCAGAAACAATCGCATGGGAAAAAGGCCGGGTTCAAAGTGGATGTGCTGATATGCTACTTAGGCGAAGAATTCGAAGTTATTACTAAATTGGTTACCAAACTAAGATCGGAGAGGTTTTCCACTAACTTGGACTGTATGCAATTCCACTTTGTGAACCTAGACCAATATTTCAGTGAAGCAGACGAGCTGCATAGTATCCTTCTACATCATGTGCATTATACTGCAAAATATATCGAAAGTCATGATAAATATTGTCTGAGTGATATATTGCAGCAATTATCGAATAATTCATCCAGAGCAGATCTTATTAACATAGTAAGAACCTATcttattaaaaaatatgCTTCTCAAAATGCTATTAAAGCCATTCTCTGGGGACACTCTATGACAAAACTTGCCGATGAAGTCATTTCACTAATTGTAAAGGGAAGGGGTTCAGAAATTGCAGATTTATTTGATAATTCGTCATTGGATATACAATACGGTTCTAGTTTTAAAAACCTACACCCGTTGAAAGATGTGCTACTATCAGAAATCGATGCATATGCCCACATTCTCAAGCTGGAGAAATACATATACAATTATACTGTACGTGATACGCTACTGGTCAATAAATTTGTCTCCTGTGACAGTACCTCTAATCCAGTTAAGATGCCGAAAAACTCTACTATCAATGAATTAGCTAGACAATACTTTGACGATATTGAAGAGGATTACTCGAACGTTATTTCTACCGTTGTCAGAACGGGGAGTAAGTTGGGCAATCCTCCTTGCCAGCTTGAGGAGAAACAGAGATGTTCGGTGTGCAATAATGATCTCTATTTGGATGCCAGTCGTTGGTTAGAATCAATTACAATTAATGAAGGGCACCCCACTGAAAGCAGCGAAGAAAAAGAATACTATAGATTATGGAAGGAGCAGCAACAAGCGGCTTGCGCGGAAAAACAATCGCTAGAGGAAAGCATTTGGGAAGAAGGTAAGAACACTAGTATATGTTACGGTTGCATTGTGATTCTAAACAGCTTGGATAATAGAACATTGCATTGGCCCAGTTCAAACCATGATGTTACAGCTGAAGTACTAGAAGAGTTTGTGATAGCAGACGACGATGAGGAGTAA
- the DCP2 gene encoding decapping enzyme complex catalytic subunit (Syntenic homolog of Ashbya gossypii ACR270W; Syntenic homolog of Saccharomyces cerevisiae YNL118C (DCP2)), whose translation MSLPLRSPLDCVSFERALEDLLVRFIINVPPEDLATIERALFHFEEAHWFYTDFIKLTNPHLPNLKIKTFASYVISLCPLIWKWQDVNPDEALQKFSKYKKSIPVRGAAIFNENLNKILLVKGMESESWSFPRGKISKDEDDVHCCIREVMEEIGFDLTNYIDEDQYIERNIGGKNYKIYLVKGVPQDFKFKPQVRNEIEKIEWRDFWRLSKSIYKSNTKYYLLNSMVKPLSLWVKKQKQVQTEEQLKQYAEEQLKLLLGIGSHEESADPGRELLNMLQSSVGQKEHMQLIDDESQTSMSTSAPATVVSPSTATSQIPVAANAFGGAIFPFTPTIMAGSHAFNPFPFVHGFPQGMFPQATFGLISQPQQILHAAPQLSQRTQPVTSVSQPPQTPIVKPTMLEETEQSSKQLLDLLKNPKKSETVSEESSAKILLKILKTNPKEKPNDVRGSETSSVNMTTTNQNGSSETEQKSSTTIMRNANINQEAPVISRQTSLQEKASHDHSSDEYEVFEDYCEDKKDDEKTSEEDKDKLVPEEVNKEERYESVIQPAFVNSDESRSKNIQGIIPSVDRISLDNVSHVNYNNDRSSTTSSQTEKSKGKPKFKLLKRGEKITAYVKPTTSPSIEGDSFISKDGFDAYQKGPESQQSVASGNDLLAILKDSRGPNNQHSLPSNSAKELLSILQKPNVGPYGNPLFAVSQRTDDGEEPLKTKNTNKKEESHELLQLLKRPHVNSEQANSSMTTPTTVVSNISTDNVSHLPFVNLSPQRRSPLQQQPQHFTTSISMRKEDKEDVQTIQQTFSTSAEPTGVISTDKLELLEMLNRK comes from the coding sequence ATGTCTTTGCCTCTACGAAGCCCACTAGACTGCGTCTCATTTGAACGAGCATTAGAGGATCTGCTTGTAAGGTTTATCATAAATGTTCCACCGGAAGATTTAGCTACTATTGAAAGAGCATTATTTcattttgaagaagcacATTGGTTTTATACCGACTTTATTAAGCTTACGAATCCACATTTACcaaatttgaaaattaAAACCTTTGCATCGTATGTTATTTCATTATGTCCATTAATCTGGAAATGGCAGGATGTCAACCCTGATGAAGCGTTGCAAAAGTTTTCGAAGTATAAGAAGTCGATTCCTGTCCGTGGAGCGGCCATTTTTAATGAGAACTTGAACAAGATATTGTTGGTGAAAGGTATGGAGTCGGAATCCTGGTCGTTTCCTAGAGGAAAAATTAGTAAGGATGAAGATGATGTTCATTGCTGTATCCGTGAAGTAATGGAGGAGATTGGGTTTGACCTTACCAATtatattgatgaagatCAGTATATCGAGCGGAATATAGGTGGGAAGAACTACAAGATATACCTTGTTAAAGGAGTGCCACAGGACTTTAAATTTAAGCCGCAAGTAAGGAATGAGATTGAAAAGATTGAATGGAGAGACTTTTGGAGATTGTCGAAATCTATTTACAAGTCAAATACTAAATATTATTTGTTGAATTCGATGGTTAAGCCCTTATCCCTTTGGGTGAAGAAACAGAAGCAGGTGCAGACCGAGGAGCAGCTCAAACAGTATGCGGAGGAGCAATTGAAGTTGCTTTTGGGTATCGGGTCACACGAGGAGAGTGCAGATCCTGGCAGGGAACTATTGAACATGTTACAGTCGTCTGTTGGACAAAAGGAGCACATGCAGTTGATAGATGATGAATCCCAGACTTCTATGTCAACTTCAGCGCCTGCAACGGTGGTATCGCCATCAACTGCAACCAGTCAGATACCTGTCGCGGCGAATGCTTTTGGAGGAGCAATCTTCCCTTTCACGCCAACTATAATGGCGGGGTCGCATGCTTTTAACCCATTCCCATTTGTTCATGGTTTCCCACAGGGGATGTTCCCTCAGGCTACATTTGGACTTATTTCCCAACCTCAACAGATTTTGCATGCGGCGCCACAATTATCACAGCGAACACAACCGGTGACTTCTGTTTCCCAACCACCACAGACCCCAATTGTGAAGCCAACTATGCTGGAAGAGACGGAACAGAGCTCCAAGCAATTATTAGATCTTTTAAAGAATCCTAAGAAATCGGAGACTGTTTCAGAAGAAAGCTCAGCAAAGATActattgaaaatattaaaGACTAACCCGAAGGAAAAGCCTAATGATGTTCGTGGATCAGAAACGAGCAGTGTAAATATGACCACCACTAATCAAAATGGTAGTTCAGAAACTGAACAGAAATCCTCTACAACTATAATGAGAAATGCAAATATCAACCAGGAAGCCCCTGTAATTTCACGACAGACTTCATTACAGGAAAAGGCATCTCATGATCACAGTAGTGACGAGTATGAGGTTTTTGAGGATTATTGTGAGGATAAAAAGGATGATGAAAAAACTTCAGAAGAGGACAAGGATAAGTTGGTACCAGAAGAAGTAAATAAGGAAGAACGTTATGAATCCGTGATACAACCTGCATTTGTTAATAGCGATGAAAGCAGAAGCAAGAATATTCAGGGTATTATCCCTAGTGTTGATAGAATTTCTTTAGACAATGTGTCTCATGTGAACTATAACAATGATAGATCATCTACCACATCCTCACAGACGGAGAAGAGTAAAGGAAAACCGAAATTCAAGTTGTTGAAGCGCGGTGAAAAAATTACAGCATACGTGAAGCCAACCACTTCACCATCCATAGAAGGAGATTCATTCATTTCTAAAGACGGATTTGATGCCTACCAAAAGGGCCCGGAATCGCAGCAATCAGTTGCATCTGGAAACGATTTACTGGCAATTTTAAAGGATTCCAGGGGTCCTAATAACCAGCATTCTTTGCCAAGCAACTCCGCCAAAGAGTTGTTGTCAATACTACAAAAACCAAATGTTGGTCCCTACGGCAATCCTTTGTTTGCCGTTAGCCAAAGGACGGATGACGGAGAAGAACCTTTGAAAACAAAGAACACGAATAAGAAGGAGGAATCACATGAATTATTACAGCTTTTGAAACGTCCACATGTTAATTCAGAGCAAGCAAATAGCTCCATGACGACTCCAACTACTGTTGTCTCTAATATATCTACCGATAATGTATCCCATTTACCCTTTGTTAATTTATCACCCCAACGGCGTAGTCCGCTCCAACAGCAACCTCAACATTTTACAACGTCAATTTCAATGAGGAAAGAGGATAAAGAAGATGTACAAACAATCCAACAAACTTTCTCGACCTCAGCAGAACCCACAGGTGTTATTTCGACAGATAAACTTGAACTGTTAGAAATGTTGAATAGGAAATAA